In Mycoplasma feriruminatoris, the sequence TTAATAATGGATACATTAATGATCCAAGCATAAAGAATTGAAATACATCTAAAGTAACTGATATGAGTAAAATGTTTTATGGTACTAAATCTTTTAATCAAGATATATCAAAATGAGACGTTTCAAAAGTAACAAATTTTGAAGAAATGTTTAATAAAGCAGAAGGATTTAGTCATAATTTACAAGAATGAAATGTAAGTCCTAATGTTAAGAATAATAAGTTTGGATTAGATAAAACAAAGCAACCTAAGTGAACTTTTATTGAACCTGAAAAACCTATCAACAATACACCATTGTCTAGAATTGACAATAAAGTATTAAAAGAAAATGAAATACCAAATAATGATCATAAAATATCTAAACAACCAACAGACAACCTTTATAAAATACCATTAGCTAGAACAAATACTATAAAACTATCTAAATCATCTAACACTGGAGCTATTGTTGGATCTATTTTAGGTACTTTTACTATTCTAGGAATTGGTGCTGGAGTTGGATATTATTATCGTAGTCCTTTAAAAAACTCATTCTTTAAATCAAAAGACTGAATAAAAGACAAACTATCTAAAATTAAATCTAAATAACAAAAATGCAGAAATAATATAATTTCTGCATTTTTTATTATCTATTTACTTGAACAACAATTATTTTCTTTTTTATAAGCAATTACTTCAATTTCAATCAAAGCATCTTTTGGAAGAGCTGCTACTTGAAAAGCACTTCTAGCAGGTTTATGATCTTTAAAAAAATCTTCATAAATACTATTTACTAATGAAAAATCTTTAATATCTTTTAATAAAACTAAAGTTTTAACTACATCAGTTTTTTCATATTCTGCTTGTTTTAAAATTTCATAAATATTATTTAAACATCTTTTAGTTTGTAATTCTATATTATTTTCTAAAACCATAGTTTGAGGGTCTAATCCTAATTGACCAGATAAATATAAAGTACCATTACAAATTTGAACAGCTTGACTGTATGGGCCAATAGCTTTTGGGGCTTTATTAGTACTAATTATTTTCATATTAACCTCCTAATTTAATTTTAAACATATTTTTAATTTATTAATTAATTGCTTTAATTCACTTCTAGGACAAGCAATATTTATTCTAAATCAATCAGTTTGACTAGTATAAAAATCTTGTGCTAGATTAATAATTAAATTGTTTTGTTTTAAGTTATTTTTAAATTCTTCTACACTTATATGATTAAACTTAATTCATACTAAATAAGTTGCTTTTAGATCTATATAATCTAGTTCTTTATATAGATCTAAAAGATGAGTTTTTAAATACATATAGTTATTAAAAACATATTCTTTAAACTCTTTTACTCATATTAAAACATCATCACTAGTATAAGCACTTATTAAAGCTTGTTGATAAAAACTATTAAATAAACCAAACCCATTAATTAAATATTGTTGTTTTATTTTATCTAGTATTTCTTTATTTTTACTAATTAAATAAGAACCTTTTAATCCAGCTAAGTTAAACATTTTATTTGGTGAACTAACTACAACATAGTTATTATTTTTAATATCAAATTCTAATAAAGAATAAAATTTATCTTTTAAAACAATATCACCATGTACTTCATCACTAACTATAATTACATTATATTTACTACAAATATCAATGATTTTTAAAAGATCTTGTTTAGTTCAAACTACTCCTGAAGGATTGTGTGGAGAACATAAAATAAACATTTTTACATTATAAGTTTTTATTTTATTTTCAAAGTCAATAAAATCAATTTCATAATTATGATCTTTATAAACTAATGGGTTATCTATTATGTTTCTATTATTTAGTTGTATAGTAGTTTGAAAAGGTTTATAAACTGGAGATTGAATTAAAATATTATCATTTACATTACTTAGTGTTTGAATAGCTTGAATTAAAGCACTAATAGTTCCATGACCTAAAATAATTTGATCAGTTTCTAAATTAATATTATGTAAGTTTTTATATCAAGTTTTAATGGCATCTAAGCTTTTTTCAATACTACAAGTATAACTATAAGAAGCTTGTTTTGCTCTTTTAATTATTGTATTAGTTATAATTTGTGGAGTTTTAAAGTTAGTATCAGCTATAGAATAGTTTAAAAAATTATTATAATTATTTAATTCATATGATTGTTTAATATTATCTTTGCATCATCTTCTTTCATGAGTTTTAGATCTATTAAAGCTTTTATTAAAATTTTTTATTAAACTTTTAGACATCTTTTCACCTCAATCTAATTATAAAATTTCATTTTTTAGTTAGTTAAAGCTTTTATAAATAAACTAAAATTCTACCTAGTAATTAAAATTAATGATTTTGTTATAATTAAAATAATTAGAAATAGGAGTTTTTATGTATAAATTAATCGCTATTGATATTGATGGAACAGTTTATTCTAGAAAACATGGAATTCATGAACTAACTAAATTAGCTTTAAAAAAAGCAAAAGATAAAGGTATAAAAATTGTTATAGCAACTGGAAGAACTATAACTACAACTAGATTTATTGCAAATCAATTAGATCTTTTAAATACTTCTATACCTTTTATTGGTCAAAATGGTGGTCAAGTTTTTAGTTATGAAAAAGATGGTAGTGTCAAGATTAGATATACAAAAAACTTTACAGATAAACAAGTTGATCAAATCTTTAGTTTAATTAAACAACATAAAGCTCATGCTTTTTGTTATACAATTGATGAAAATATTGCTTATAAAAACAAAGGTCTTTCAGTGTTTTTTTGATGAATGAAAAAAAGAGCTCAAAGACAAGTTAAGATTTATAGTCCTTATAAAAAATTAGAATCAAAAATCACTAAATATATTTGTTTTGGAAAAAAGCAAAATATGAGAGAAATGAGAAAAAAAATTGAAGATTTAGGTTTTAGTGCTTTTTCTTTTAGTTATGTTACAAATGCAAAAGAAAATATAGAAATTAATCCAATTGGTGTTAATAAAGGTTATGGATTAGAATATGTTGCAAAAGAATTAAATATAAAACCTGAAGAAATTTTATTTTTTGGTGATGGAGAAAATGATTTAGAAGCAATCAAGTTTGCAGGAAAAGGTGTTGCTATGAAAAATGCAAAACTTGATATTGTTAAAAATGCAGCTGATGATATAACTAGTTTAACTGCAGATCAAGGTGGAGTTGGAGAATATATTTTTAAACACGTTTTAAAAGAAGAAATACCAAAAGAGTTTAATATAGATAATTAGTTTTTTAGCACTTATTTTTTAAAATATTTGAATTATTATAATTTATTTTATTATTTAATCTATTAAAGTATAATTAAAACAAATAAGGGTGCTGTAAAAGGCTGAGATTATACCTATTAGCAGATCATGGTAATTCATGCGTGGCTAGATTTTTTACAGGTTATGCCCTTTATTTAAAATAATAGGCATAACCTTTTATTTTTCCCTTATTTTAAAAAGGAGATAAATATGTACACAAACAAGTTAAAAGTAGCTTTAGGAACAATGCTATCAGCAGTTTCTATAGCTTCAATTGGTTCATTTGTTGTTGCTTGTCAAAATCCTACTGATAAATGAGATACAACTATTACAATCAACAATGCTTGAGTTAATGATGGGTTTTTAAAAAAAATCGATGAAAATGGAAAAGTTGTTTCAGAAGGTGAATTGAGTAACAAATTTCTTCAATTATTAGGTGAAAGATTTAACGAATTAAAAAATAAAGATGAAGAAACTAAAAAATTTAAAGATGTTAAATTTGAAATAAAAGTTGATGATGATAAGAAAAGCTATTTTTCAAAATTAGAAAAAAACGATAGAGATAATGATGTTTATATTGCTAACTATTCATACTATCTAAATAATGTTTGAGATGCTAGTGCAAAATCTTTAAAAAAAGACTTGCCATTTAAATTAGTTTCACAAGCAGCCACTTTAAGATTTAGTTGACAGTCAGATGACAATACTTTTTATAAGGATGGAAAATCAGATGATTCATTGCGTAAACTAGCAGAAGAAAATAATAAAAAATGAACTGAATATGGTGAATACCCTGATTGATATGCTAAAGAAAAAGAAAATAGTGGAACAAAATTAGAATTTGATGGTTCAAAATACACTAATTTTTATAAAAAAGATGAATTAACTTATGTATACCGTGGTGCCGTTCTAATTGCAGGAAAAGAAGAACAACGTAAAAAAATAATTGGTCAATGAGAAAACAAAAATTGAGACGAATTTATTAAAAATGGTATTGTTTTTGAAAAAACAAGTAGTGCCGGAGCATATAAATATCAAGTAGCATTATTTGCACGCCACTTTGGTAAAACTATAGAAGAAATTAAAAATGATCTTGAAAAAAATCCTGCATATCAAAAATTTATAATCAAAGGTAAAGGGTCTTCTGCAGCTAAACAATTAGGAAAAAAACAAAATAATTCAGATGTTACACCTCTAATTGGATTTGATGATGAAGGTTCATACAACTGAACTAGATCTAAAGAAAAGGGAGAAAAATTTAAACCAACTGATTTTGTATCAAGTATAAAAACAATGACAATGACAATGTCAATGAGCGGAAAAGCTATGATGACTGCTGCATCCACTTCTACTGCAACCACCCCTGCTGCTCCAGTTACAAATGGTATGCAAGATAAAAATGGTTCAATAATTAGAACTTTAACAATGACAAATCCTGCTGGTTATGATGTTGTTTTAGCAAGAAAAGGTTTATCAGACAAACAAGTTGAACTTCTTTCAAAAGCATTAAATTCATTAACATTAACTGAAAATACTTATGGTATTTATACAGGATATAATAAATTTATGCCATTAAATATGGACTTATTTGAAACATTAGTAAAATTACAAGTTCAAGCTGAATCAACACAAGATTTAGTAAAACAAATTCCTGCTATTGAAAAACAAAAATAATAATATAGATGAATAAAGTTATAGATTTAAAAGAAATATCAATTCAATATAATAATAAAAGCGATATAGTTCTAGAAAACATTAATCTAGATGTTTTTCAAGGCGAACTAGTTGCTATAATTGGTCCATCTGGAGTTGGAAAAAGTACTTTATTTAAAGTAATAGTTAATTCATTAAAACCAGTAAAAGGTCAAGTAAAAGTCTTTGATCAAGACGTTCTAAAATTTAATAAAAAACAAAAAAGAAATTTCATTTCAAAAATAGGTTTTCTAACTCAAACTCCAAATCTTATTTATACAGATAATGTTTATAACAACATTATTAGATCAACTAGTAAATACAAAAATAAATTTTATAAATTTTTTAGCTTATTAACAAGAAAACAAAAAATAGCAATTTTTGAAAAATTAGATGAATTAAACATTTTAGATAAAGCTTTTTTTAAAGTAAGTGAACTATCAGGTGGTCAACAACAACGTGTAGAAATTGCAAAGCTACTAATTAAAGATGTAGAGCTAATTTTAGCTGATGAACCAACAAGTAACTTAGACAAAAAAACTAGTATCGAAGTACTTAAATTACTTAGAAATATCTCAAAACAAAATAAAACTATTTTAGTAAATATTCATGATTTAAGTTTAGTTAAAAGATATTTTGATAGAGTAATTGCAATTAATAATAAAAAAATTGTATTTGATAAACCAACTAAGGATATAAAACAATGGCAATTAGACAGAATAATAAAAAGCCATTTCTAGTTAAAGAATCTAATTTCTTTAGATATCGTTATGTTAATAGAACTACTAATACAAAAACAAGTTGAAAGTTTCACCCAATTTATTTTCATCTTTTAATAATTTTAGTTTTATTACTAGTAGGTTGATGTTTTTATAATCAAGCTAGTTTAATTAATTTTGAAAACTTTTATCAAGTAACTAAAAAGCTGATTTTATTATTTAGATTTGAAAATAAAAACTTTTTAGATACTAGTCGTATTTCAAATGAATATACTAACTTGTTTTTAGATACACTAGGATTATTATGAGTAACGATCAAATTAGCTTTAACAGGTACTTTTATTGGTTTTATATTAGCAATAATTACTAGTTTTTTATCATTTAGTAAAGTAAATAATAAATTTTTATCTTATCTAATAAGTGGATTTATTTTAATTTTAAGAAGTACGCCTGAATTGATCTTTATTACACTAATAACTTCTACTTTTAGAAATGAATTAAGTTTATTATTAGTTTATATTTGATTTACTTGGTTGTGATTACATAAATACTATATTGATATGCTAAACTCATTTGATCTACAAGCATATTACATATCAATTAGTCAAGGTAATTCAAAGTTTAAAGCATTTTTTAAAGAAATCTATCCAAGAATTAAAAATAGAGTAATTGCTTTATTTATCTTTTCTTTTGAATCAAACATTAGATGAGCATCACTTTTAGCAGCTTTAAGTTTACCAGGAATTGGTAGATTAATAGTTTATGGTAGTGAAAACACTGCTCATTTTGACCAACTAGGTATACCTTTATTAGTATTAATGGGCTTTATATTGTTCTTAGAGCTTTTAAACTACTTGTTTAAAAAGTATCTAGTTGAAGCTAGATCAAAAGTTTATAAACAAAAAAATGAAACTAAATTAGAATACTATACACGTTTATCTAAAAAACTAAACTTTAATAAAATAATTATTAGTTTAATTTTTATTAGTTTAACTATTATTAGTATTATTACTTTTATAAAAATTCCAATTTATTTATTTAACTTAGATTATGTTAAATCGTTTTTTAAAGACTTATTAAATCCTAATTTTGCTAGTTTTAGTATCTTTAATAAAAATATTGAAAATAACCCTGTTCTTTTAATTTGAAACTCACTGCAATTTACAATTGTAAGTATGTTTATTTGTATTGTTATTACACTTATAGGTATTAGATTACAATCATTAAAGTTAAATAATTTATTTGTTGTAATCATTTTTAGAAGTTTAAATGTATTAATTAGATTAATACCAACTATAGTTTATTTTTATGTATTTAATCCAGTATTTAGTAATGTTTTAACATTAGTAATTATTGTTGTAAGTTTACATCAAGCTTCAAGTAAAGCAAAACAGCTAGTTGAAGTAGTTGATAATTTAAATATTCAAATTATTAATAATTTAAAAATACAAGGATATAGTAATAATCAAATATTTTTAAAGTATGTCTTGCCTGCAATTAAAATTGAATTTATCTCATTGTCAATTTTTTATTTCGAACTTATATTTAGAGCATCAATTACTTATTATATTTTAGCTAGTGATAAATTATATATTGGTCATTTAATTACTAAGTATTTAGATACTAGAGCATTTTATCCAAGATTAGCGATGAGTTACTTATGAATTGGTACATTTGCTATATTAGCTATTAATTTAATAGCAAGATATGTTAATAAAAAAATTAGAAACTAGATATTTTAATAAACTATAATTTTAAATAATAGTAAAAATTCCCTTAGATTTTAAGGGAATTTTTTATTTTGTTTAAATAGTTATTACAAATTATTTTAATGCTTAGTTTTATTGAAATTTCATAAGTATAAGAGCTAATTTAGTCGGATAAATTTAACCATTTTATGCTATTTGCTTGCATATATATATATATATCATTAACTCTATAGGTAATATGGAGGTTTTTTGCTGTGGAAAATAAAATTAAAGATAGCAAAAATTCTCTACTAAATGAAAAACTAATATCTAAATATGTAGTTTGAGCTTTATATGATGATGCTGAAAGTAGTTATCAAAAAGCGATTAAAAAATACTTTGATAATGAATTTATTGTCTATTCAATCGGAATAAATGATCCTAATAAAATAAAGTTTAAAGAATCAGAAAACTATAAATATAAACAGATTGATCTATCTTTACTTAACTTTAACTTGATAAATCAATTAAAAGAATTAGAAAAACCAGACATTATTCTAGCTTCTCCACCTTGTGAGAGTTGAAGCGGAGCTGATTGTGGTGGTAAAATGTTTGCTAAAATATCTACTTCTTCAAAAAAAGTTGAAAGTGATACTTCAGTTTGAGAGATAAGAAATAAAAAATACTATGATGAATATAATAAAACTGCTCATCCTGTTAAAAGAAGATTATTTTTACAAAAAGAAGTTGGTAGAATACTAGGAATTAGTACAATTGGAGCTACTATTCACATAATACAAACATTTAAGCCTAAAGTTTGAGTTATAGAAAACCCAGCAACAAGTAAAACTTGAGAATTTCAAAAACACCATTGAGATTTTCATGAGAACTTTTTTGAAAATAAAACTTATTACTCATCTTATGATATTGATTTTTCTTTAAAACCAACCATTTTTAAAAGTAATATAAAGCTTGACTTATTAAAGTCTAGAAACAAAGGAAATAATGATCATATGGCAAGGGGAAGTTATTCAAAAAGAAGTTCAATTCCAAGTGAATTAGTTAAAGATATTATTGTTCAAATAAAAATGAAGTTAAATAAAAGCAAATAATTATGGAATTTAAAGAAATTGTAAAAAATGCTGTGTTTCACAAGGTTGGAACTAATGCTAATTCTTATTTGAAAACGTTTAAAGACAAATATACTAAAACTAATTCATTTTTTACTTCTCCAAGTAATAATACTAATAATAAAATTTATGTTTATGATGAAAATGAGAAAATAATAGATGCCTTTAAAAGTCACTCTACTTATGATCAATTTTGTTTAACTTTATGTGCTTTTGGTTATATTGAAAATGTAAATGGTACTTATAGAATAATTAAAAAAGAATTAACAAACAAAGAAATTATAGACAATATGTTTTTAAAAAGTTCTAATAAAGATATTTCTATACTTAGACAAAGTAGAATAATTACATTTCTATTTAATTTAAATATTATTAACAAAAATAATCATGAAGATTTTGAATTAAAAGGTAAAAGAAGTTCTGGTGTAGAACTTAAAAATTTGATCGTTGAAACTTCATCTTGAGAAAAACAAATTTGTATGGATATTGACTTAATAATTTATTGTCTAGAAAAAATAAAGACTTATGACTTCCCCCCCGCTACCTTAAACACGGACTAAAAATTTTCAATATTATAACAGGATTGTTTTCTGAATTGTACAGGAGACAATCCTTTTAATTTTTCTTTTATTCTTATATTGTTGAACCAATAAATATATTTATGTATTGCTTTAGTTAAATCTTCTATTGAATTGTATTTCTCACCATAATAAATTTCTTGTTTTAATAAACCAAAAAAATTTTCTATAATAGCATTATCTAAGCAATTACCTTTTCTAGACATACTTTGTATTATGTTATTTTCTTCTAGCGTACTTACTCAACTCATGTGCTGATAATGAAATCCTTGATCAGAATGAATTACTAAACCATTTGTATTTTTAACCTTCTTAAGCGCTTTTTTTAGCATTGAATTAGTTAGGTTTAAGTTAGGTCTAGATTGAATTGAATATGAAATAATTTCACTGTTATAAAGATCAATAATTGGTGACAGATATAGTTTTTGACCATTAACTTTAAACTCTGTTACATCAGTACATCAAACTCTGTTTGCTTTTGTTGAAGAAAAATTTCTTTTAAAACATTGTCTGCGATTTTCCCAACAGTTCCTTTATAAGAACTATATCTTCTGTTCTTTGTTCTAAATTTGACACACTGAATACCAAGTTCTTTAGTTAGCCTTAAAATTTTTTTGTGATTCACAACATATCCCATTGATTTTAAGGTCATTTTTAGCCGTCTATAGCCATATCTTTCAAATGATTTGTTGAATATATCAACAATTATATTTTTAATTCCATATCCTTATCTATTGAATTTTCTAATTTCTTTTTCATTCATAAAAAGAGGATTTAGGTAATTTTGCTATTTTTAAAAGAATAGAAACTTTAGCTTTTTTGTGAGTTTTTAGCATTTCTAAAATTACTTTTGTTTTTTCCTTGTTGATTCTTCTTCTGTCAACAAGGTGTTTAACTTTTTTCAGAATTCAACCTCTAATTTGTAGTATTCAACTTCTTCTTCTAATTGTTTTATTCTATCTTCATTATTAGTTGTTATTTTTGTTTTCTTTTTTTTAACTGGTTTTTTCTTAGAGTTTTTCATAATTTTTTAGGTCTTCCTATATTATTATTTAACCCTAAAATTCCATTTTCTTTATACTTTTTAACTCAACCAGCTATAGTTGATGAATGTATAATATTAAATTTTTTTGCAACTTCCCTGTATGATTCTTTAGTTTTAAGTTTATATAATACTATTTCTTGTTTTGCTTCCAAACTATAATGAGGTTTTGTTTTCTTGTGGGTAAGCGCTTC encodes:
- a CDS encoding BspA family leucine-rich repeat surface protein: MKKLLTILIINSATFLISSGFVLFSNINKNYEINYNMSNSLADHKLEGSGFWKKLTKIGYYRDGKNIRIKTIPPTVTEIAAQLPSEINSLKNAFVGNRQNVKWTVAWDTSNIIDMSGVFINNGYINDPSIKNWNTSKVTDMSKMFYGTKSFNQDISKWDVSKVTNFEEMFNKAEGFSHNLQEWNVSPNVKNNKFGLDKTKQPKWTFIEPEKPINNTPLSRIDNKVLKENEIPNNDHKISKQPTDNLYKIPLARTNTIKLSKSSNTGAIVGSILGTFTILGIGAGVGYYYRSPLKNSFFKSKDWIKDKLSKIKSK
- a CDS encoding RidA family protein, whose translation is MKIISTNKAPKAIGPYSQAVQICNGTLYLSGQLGLDPQTMVLENNIELQTKRCLNNIYEILKQAEYEKTDVVKTLVLLKDIKDFSLVNSIYEDFFKDHKPARSAFQVAALPKDALIEIEVIAYKKENNCCSSK
- a CDS encoding MalY/PatB family protein — its product is MSKSLIKNFNKSFNRSKTHERRWCKDNIKQSYELNNYNNFLNYSIADTNFKTPQIITNTIIKRAKQASYSYTCSIEKSLDAIKTWYKNLHNINLETDQIILGHGTISALIQAIQTLSNVNDNILIQSPVYKPFQTTIQLNNRNIIDNPLVYKDHNYEIDFIDFENKIKTYNVKMFILCSPHNPSGVVWTKQDLLKIIDICSKYNVIIVSDEVHGDIVLKDKFYSLLEFDIKNNNYVVVSSPNKMFNLAGLKGSYLISKNKEILDKIKQQYLINGFGLFNSFYQQALISAYTSDDVLIWVKEFKEYVFNNYMYLKTHLLDLYKELDYIDLKATYLVWIKFNHISVEEFKNNLKQNNLIINLAQDFYTSQTDWFRINIACPRSELKQLINKLKICLKLN
- a CDS encoding HAD family hydrolase — protein: MYKLIAIDIDGTVYSRKHGIHELTKLALKKAKDKGIKIVIATGRTITTTRFIANQLDLLNTSIPFIGQNGGQVFSYEKDGSVKIRYTKNFTDKQVDQIFSLIKQHKAHAFCYTIDENIAYKNKGLSVFFWWMKKRAQRQVKIYSPYKKLESKITKYICFGKKQNMREMRKKIEDLGFSAFSFSYVTNAKENIEINPIGVNKGYGLEYVAKELNIKPEEILFFGDGENDLEAIKFAGKGVAMKNAKLDIVKNAADDITSLTADQGGVGEYIFKHVLKEEIPKEFNIDN
- the cypl gene encoding ABC transporter thiamine pyrophosphate-binding lipoprotein p37/Cypl, producing MYTNKLKVALGTMLSAVSIASIGSFVVACQNPTDKWDTTITINNAWVNDGFLKKIDENGKVVSEGELSNKFLQLLGERFNELKNKDEETKKFKDVKFEIKVDDDKKSYFSKLEKNDRDNDVYIANYSYYLNNVWDASAKSLKKDLPFKLVSQAATLRFSWQSDDNTFYKDGKSDDSLRKLAEENNKKWTEYGEYPDWYAKEKENSGTKLEFDGSKYTNFYKKDELTYVYRGAVLIAGKEEQRKKIIGQWENKNWDEFIKNGIVFEKTSSAGAYKYQVALFARHFGKTIEEIKNDLEKNPAYQKFIIKGKGSSAAKQLGKKQNNSDVTPLIGFDDEGSYNWTRSKEKGEKFKPTDFVSSIKTMTMTMSMSGKAMMTAASTSTATTPAAPVTNGMQDKNGSIIRTLTMTNPAGYDVVLARKGLSDKQVELLSKALNSLTLTENTYGIYTGYNKFMPLNMDLFETLVKLQVQAESTQDLVKQIPAIEKQK
- a CDS encoding phosphonate ABC transporter ATP-binding protein gives rise to the protein MNKVIDLKEISIQYNNKSDIVLENINLDVFQGELVAIIGPSGVGKSTLFKVIVNSLKPVKGQVKVFDQDVLKFNKKQKRNFISKIGFLTQTPNLIYTDNVYNNIIRSTSKYKNKFYKFFSLLTRKQKIAIFEKLDELNILDKAFFKVSELSGGQQQRVEIAKLLIKDVELILADEPTSNLDKKTSIEVLKLLRNISKQNKTILVNIHDLSLVKRYFDRVIAINNKKIVFDKPTKDIKQWQLDRIIKSHF
- a CDS encoding ABC transporter permease subunit, translating into MAIRQNNKKPFLVKESNFFRYRYVNRTTNTKTSWKFHPIYFHLLIILVLLLVGWCFYNQASLINFENFYQVTKKLILLFRFENKNFLDTSRISNEYTNLFLDTLGLLWVTIKLALTGTFIGFILAIITSFLSFSKVNNKFLSYLISGFILILRSTPELIFITLITSTFRNELSLLLVYIWFTWLWLHKYYIDMLNSFDLQAYYISISQGNSKFKAFFKEIYPRIKNRVIALFIFSFESNIRWASLLAALSLPGIGRLIVYGSENTAHFDQLGIPLLVLMGFILFLELLNYLFKKYLVEARSKVYKQKNETKLEYYTRLSKKLNFNKIIISLIFISLTIISIITFIKIPIYLFNLDYVKSFFKDLLNPNFASFSIFNKNIENNPVLLIWNSLQFTIVSMFICIVITLIGIRLQSLKLNNLFVVIIFRSLNVLIRLIPTIVYFYVFNPVFSNVLTLVIIVVSLHQASSKAKQLVEVVDNLNIQIINNLKIQGYSNNQIFLKYVLPAIKIEFISLSIFYFELIFRASITYYILASDKLYIGHLITKYLDTRAFYPRLAMSYLWIGTFAILAINLIARYVNKKIRN